The DNA region GCTGCTCTCTGACAATGGCTTTGATCTGGGAGAGCCAGGAGGAGGTGGGATCCTGGCTGGTTCTGCCCTGCATGAGGACTTTGAAACCTTTCTTTGATCCTATGTTTGAAAAGCTCAGTGCCACTCTTTCCATGAGTTCTGGGTTCCCCCCTGCTGTATTACACTAATTCTTACACAGCCTGTTCCaagctgccctgctgctcctgggattactttggagctgctgcagaaggaGATGCCCAGGAGGGGTTTGTGGATCCCTGTTGCTGCTttggaggtgcccaggaagggtTTTGTGGATCCCTGTTGCTGCAGGAGGTGCCCAGGAGGGGTTTGTGGATCCCTGTTGCTGCTttggaggtgcccaggaaggggTTTGTGGATCCCTGTTGCTGCTTTGGAGGTGCCCAGGAGGGGTTTGTGGATCCCTGTTGCTGCAGGAGGTGCCCAGGAGGGGTTTGTGGATCCCTGTTGCTGCTttggaggtgcccaggaaggggTTTGTGGATCCCTGTCAGTTTGGAGTGGCCTCCCCCGAGCTCAGGCTGGCCTTACCTGCTGGCAGCAGGTGCTGAGCTGCCCATTGCTGTGACGCCCTCAGCTCAGCCCGGgtctgctgcagctccttccaCAGGGAGCTCAGGATGGGGCTGTCCCCTCTGCTGCCATGCTGTTtgtcctgctgcagggctgtgtgctgtgcctgctcctcGGCCCTGCCGTGCCAGGCGCtctccagccagcccagcctcgCCGACACGTTGTGGCTCAGCTGCAGGACGTGCTCCAGAACCTTCCCTTGCTCCGACTCCTGCAGCCTCCGGGCCTGCTCGGCCTGGTCCCTGCTCCTCAGCAGTGCCTGCTCCACCTGGGACGCCACGCGCGAGGTGGCGGTGGTGACAGTGCCCGCCAGGGtggtggccagctggctcagctctgccctcagggtctgcagctccagcctgggcagctcgtccagagcctgcagcatcaTGTTCTCCTTCATCTGCGAGTTCTCCAGCATGATGAACAGCTTGTCCCACTTGCTGTGCTCCCGCTGGCAGTCGCACGAAGCAGCTGCAAGGGAACGTACAGATGTTGCTGTTCCTTGGTACCGAGTGTTACGCGGCAGCGTTTGGCAAAGCCTGGCTCTGTGCAAGGCTGTGTCCTCCAGACTGTCACAGAGTCCTCGgctcagactggtttgggctggaagggaccctacAGACAATCTGGTTCCAGCCCCCTGCCGTGCTGGGGCCAGCGCCTTTCCCTCTGTATCGGGACAGAACCGTGCAGGGGTGTGATTACAGAGCTCCTAAACCCCTGAACCGTGCAGGGGTGTGATTACAGAGCTCCTAAAcccctgggacagcagcagccttttGCAGGAAAACTGGGAAATGAAGAGCCTAAAGCACAGCCCAAGGCACCCATCCAAGGGCTTTACCTTTACTGCCCATAATAACCCACTGCTACGAGCACGAGCCTCTCCCTCTGGAAAAAGTAAATTATGTTTGCAGTAATAACTCTTACAAGAGCTAGGCAGCACTGAAGTTAAATTCAGTTTAAGTGTACTCACCTTCCTCAGCCGCAGGGGCTGGACCTTCGATTTCGTTATCCAGATTCACGTACATGAGCTCGTAGTCATCGTCTTCATCCACCACAGAGGCAGAAAGTCTgaaagcacagagcagcgtgagcagggacaggagctctcGGGGCAGCATTGTCCTGGCGCTCCCGGGGCTGTGCAGGAACTGCAGGGGcagtgagggctgcaggagctgtagGGGCTGTGAGAGCTGCAGCAGAACCGGGGCAgtgagagctgcaggagctgcagcggatccggggctgtgcaggagctgcagcggaGCCGCGAGTGAGCGCTGGCAGCGCCCGAGCCCAATGAATGAGCAGTGCTGCCGGCTGCGCCTtttggggaaggaaggaagggaagggaagggaagggggcggGCAGCTTGCTCAATCCCAGCCCTCCAGGTTGGCCTGGGGGATGCTCTGAGTGGCCAAGGGGGGAGCTGGGCTCGCCCCAGGGCGGATCGGGACGTGCAGGACTgcgcgggctgggctgggctgggttgggttgtTCTGTGTCGTTTGTGCAAAAGAAAGCGTTCCCTGCAAGTTCAGTTTGTAGTCGGTGTGTGCCCGGGGTTGTGGAAGGGATTGGTAGAAAAATAAACATACCTGGAGTTGGTTTGGGTACTCGTGTCTGGTTTAGCTAAATAGTGCCGCTTTTTTTGAGGGTTAGGCGCTGCTGTATAATAAATTCTATTATATGCCAACAAGTTATTGCTTTAAGCAATAAAGGAGAGCTCTTAAGGGTTCTAACAGCTTGTTAGGGTCCTGCTTTTCCACCCCTAATTAGCATTTAGACCACCATTACTCCGTGGATAATCTGTTAGTGCTGTATCCTGTTTTGGGAACTGTGAATCTGCAGCTGCACAATCAGAGTTGTTAcctttgaaaaaggaaaacaaggtgcTTTTGGATGAAACATTAATTTAGTCTAAGTCTTATTGGTATTAATCTGATTTAAATTCTGTAATCCTATTGGTTCAACAGGCCATTAATTATGTCAGAGATGCTTTGCTTAGGTGAGATTAGGGATGATCTCATACGGATTGTGTATTGGCTATGAAACACCCAGAGAATAGCAAAAACCTCTCCTGTAATTACATCTGACTTGGAATCTCTGCTCCCTTTCCATTTGTGTCTCTGGTTTTGCTTATAGAAACCTGCACTACCTGTGCCTTGGGTACTGgggaggaattcctccctggaGAGTGGTGGGCTcaaggtggggatggggcacagggtGGGCTCTGATCctggaggtcctttccaacctgaatGCTTCCATGACTTTCCAGCAGGTATGTGCCAAACCTGAGccatcctggggaaaaaaattaatcttgGTGCTTGAGTTTTGTCTTTGGAAACCCTTTGGAGTGAAAATCCATCTGCCCACGGGACACTGCAGTGTGCTCCAGGGCCCCTGTTCTTCctgagctctgtgtgctgctgggatgggcagagctggagcttggACAGCCTTTTCCAGGAGTGGGTGCAGGGCTGGCACCACCCCACCACGCCCCTGGGGTCCCTGCATGGAGTGTCCCCAGCTGTAGGACACGGTGTGCTGGAATTGTGTCATTCCCAGCGTGTGGTCTGCTCGGGAAGGGTGAGGAAATCTGATCTGGAAAGTACTGGGGGTCAGGGTGGCAGGGAAGGAAGGCATTTAGGGAGTTGAGTGGGATGTTTTTCCATTCTCACACAACAAACGTTTTCTTAGTTTAGACTGAGGCAGATGAAGCAAGATTGGGAACAAATGAATTATTCAGAATTCCCGGTATCACCTCTGGCTGTCcgagctctgggaatcaggggCTGGGGAGCTGGGTGTGCATAAATCCCCTGGGAGCCCATAAAGATGTGACAAACAAACAGCTCTGAGTGTCCCTTGCTACCTCAAACATGAAAAGACCAGAAAGTGGCCAGCTGGGTTGTGCCTGCTGACCTTTCTTGAGGTCTCTGCAGAACAGCCCCAAACTGGGATATCTGGGATTATTTACACGTGTGCACACAGGTTCTTCACTTAAAAGCAATTCCATGTCAGTGAGGTCACTTCAATCTTCCTGCAGAGGGAGGGGATTGCTCTGACTGCCTTTGCTTTCCATTTATCTTGGTTAGGGAATATCAGCCCAGCAGTgtttgctgcaggaagctgcccAAAGCTGCACTAGCACAAAGTATTTTTTGTTAGAGAGGTTTGGTGGCTGCAGTCCATCATCTGTGATTGCATCACTCCTCTGATACACCCCACACTCCAAACGCTCCTTTGCCAGACTAAATAATCAGTCTTCCCTTCCAGATCCCTTCCTATCCCTGACATCCCAGCTTAGGCAATAGCATGGCTCAGGTCGATCTCTTTCCTTGCTTGAAGCTGTTATTTTTGTTTCTGCCTCTTGGATCCCTTCCCATCACGCTTCTATAGCTGGGAGGAAATTTGCCTGTCCAGGAATACGGGAATTTCATCTTTTGCAATCATTGCTGAAATTTGACTGGAGTTTAAGGGCTCTGCTCCACGTGGGCAGTGCAGACTAAGCAAGGGCCAGAGCAAAGAAAGGACTTAGTACTGGAAGCTCGACGTCATCTGGAGAGAAGATAATTTTTGGCGTATTCAGTACAAAATGTTTCCATTTCGAACTATGACGTGAGTCTGAAAGTTCCAGTGAATCCATCCTCatcctgggttggaaaggacccccaaggatcctccagtccaaccctggccctgcacagacatcccaacaatcccaccctgtccatccctggcagtgctgcccaaaggctcctggagctctggcagcctcggggctgtgcccattccctgggcagcctgggcagtgccaggggctgggctggaggatcctgaaaggaAGAATTTCAGGATTCTGAAAGGAAGAAACTTTCCCTGATCTCCAAGTTCTCCTCTGGGGGAACTGGTGCTTGGCATCAATCCCATGGAAGGTTAGTGGAGACATTTTTATCCAGATCCACTGGGAAGAGCCCAGGGAACATGGTTAGAAAATGGCCAGAGTGGAGCAGTTTGCTCATCTTTTCAGGGTGATTCATCAGCAAATCTCTTTCCTTTGCCCCTGGCCTTTGTGACTGTAGAACAGAACAAGATAAATTTGCCATGTGGGGTGGGAGTGGGGTCTggcctggcctttggccctgctggggctgcacggagggctcagagcagcccctgggaagCAGACAGGGATTCTCCAAGCAGGACAAGGTGCAGAAGTGTGGCTGGCTGCATGGAGAGCCCCTCCTGAGAAGGATGGGGACCCTCAGGGATCATTACAAGCTGTGGGGCTCAGAGCTGTCTGAACCTGCCCTGAGTTATGTGCTCGTTTCTTGGCTCAGGGGGAGGCTGTGAGACCCAGTCGTGTCCTGGGGTGCATTTTCTGTATCTGGCAGGAGCCCCACGTGCTCCAGCCTGAACCCAAATATCCTTTTCCTACCATCCATGAACAGATCTGCTTATCTTCCAAAGTCATCCGGCTCAGATGTAAATGGGAGGAAAAGCAGCAGGCCAGAGAGCTGATTCCTCTTGGAAACCAAATCCAAAGAGGCCGTGAGGACTTCCAAGGGTTTACAGAAAGGAGCCACACTAGGTTGCAATAGGCAGATGTTTTCCATATGTTGCTCAAGTGAAACTTAAATCCATTGAGGCAGGCATGTACTGCGATGTGAAGTTATATATTTTGGTATGAGCCTGGGCTTCAAATTGAATTATGCACAGACATCTTAAGAAAACGTGTGAGAGAGGGTTTAGCATATCTCTGTCTGTCTGCAGTTGGCTCTCTCTGGCTCCTTTCTATTCCTGGAAATGGCATCCTTAACTATTTCTGTTCAAAGGCATGTTTAGCTCTCTGTGCACCAACTATTCCTTCCATATGATGCTTATTTAGTTTGAAAATCTGAATCTCAGCAAAGGAGAATTGTAGTTTTTGTCTTTTGTTATTTCTTTGTAATTTCTCTCcttcttcttttgtttctttgttaATTGAAATCACACTTAGTTTGGCCTAGGAGTCAACAGAGCATCATCCAAAACTGAAAGCTCATTAAGCAGCATTCTTATGATATtcagaaataaaattataattattggAATTAGTGGGGGTTTTTTACACAGTGTTGTTATGCCTGCAACGATTTGCTCTATTTTGATAATTTATTTGGCTTCTTGGCCCAATATATAATTTTCTACAGTTTTATGCCTCCCTGGTTTTGTACTGATGAtccttccaggccaggttggagcagcctggtggaAGGTGCCCAGGGGAGGGGTGGAAGGAGATGAATTTAACATCTCTCTGACCCAAATGTCCTGTGATTGTTAACCTGCTGTCTCCAGAGCGTGCTGGTGCTGTGGGGCTctgcccagtgctgggcactgacTGACAGCTGGtccttgtctgtctgtctgggtttgaaaagacaggtgtctgctaaggacaGCTGGAGCctcctgtgaaaatggaaaacgtaaactccctccctccaaattattataattttgaaattaagggcctCTGAGGAAAAggtatgggagtaggaataacagttctttattagggaaattaaaaatataaaagtacACTAAAGAAAACAAACCATTGACAGAGTGTcaggggggtgtcccagccccatccatgggggctcagccctcctgcagtgccagctgtggctctgctgcagcagggatcctgcacaaggggggagttttcctctgcagctcca from Melospiza melodia melodia isolate bMelMel2 chromosome 12, bMelMel2.pri, whole genome shotgun sequence includes:
- the PTX3 gene encoding pentraxin-related protein PTX3, whose protein sequence is MLPRELLSLLTLLCAFRLSASVVDEDDDYELMYVNLDNEIEGPAPAAEEAASCDCQREHSKWDKLFIMLENSQMKENMMLQALDELPRLELQTLRAELSQLATTLAGTVTTATSRVASQVEQALLRSRDQAEQARRLQESEQGKVLEHVLQLSHNVSARLGWLESAWHGRAEEQAQHTALQQDKQHGSRGDSPILSSLWKELQQTRAELRASQQWAAQHLLPAGCETAILFPMRSRKIFGSVHPTSAMTLSSFTACIWLKVTEALDKTIVFSYGTRFNPYEIQLYLSRASAVLAVGSAQHKLAATNVVVPGKWLHLCGSWSSENGSASLWAQGELAASAWHVAGAHTIPDGGILQLGQEKNGCCVGGGFDEALAFSGKLTGFNLWDRVLSPAEVTAQSTGDTCGTRGNVVGWGVTEVLPHGGAQYVS